In Candidatus Roseilinea sp., one DNA window encodes the following:
- a CDS encoding acetyl-CoA acetyltransferase translates to MPEAVIVSGARTAVGKATKGSLRTVRPDDMAAAAIRAAIERAPGLDPDEIDDVILGCAMPEAEQGLNVARLAALRAGLPDRVPAQTVNRFCSSGLQTIALAAHQIMAGQGEVIVAGGTESMSMVSMSGNFFSPNPDLVDVNPEVYMPMGLTAEEVAQRFNISRQDQDAFALRSHQNAAAAIDAGKFDDEITPLEVSVTQFDGARVVTKSYTFRADEGVRRDTSLDALAKLKPVFHARGTVTAGNASQTSDGAAAVVVMSADKAKALGLKPLARFVSFAVGGVPPEVMGIGPTIAVPKALKLAGLTLDQIDLIELNEAFAAQALAVIRALEMDIEKVNVNGGAIALGHPLGCTGAKLTITLLHEMRRRNARYGMVTMCIGGGMGAAGIFENLN, encoded by the coding sequence ATGCCCGAAGCAGTCATCGTCAGCGGCGCGAGAACCGCCGTAGGTAAAGCAACAAAAGGGAGCCTGAGAACGGTGCGGCCGGACGACATGGCGGCAGCGGCCATTCGCGCTGCCATCGAACGCGCGCCCGGCCTCGACCCCGATGAGATTGACGACGTGATCCTCGGCTGTGCCATGCCGGAGGCGGAACAAGGGCTGAACGTAGCGCGGCTGGCAGCCTTGCGCGCCGGATTGCCAGATCGCGTGCCGGCGCAGACGGTCAACCGCTTTTGCTCCTCCGGCCTACAGACCATCGCCCTGGCGGCGCATCAAATCATGGCCGGCCAGGGCGAAGTCATCGTCGCCGGCGGCACCGAGAGCATGAGCATGGTCTCGATGTCGGGCAACTTCTTCTCGCCCAATCCCGATCTGGTGGACGTGAACCCCGAGGTGTACATGCCGATGGGACTGACCGCCGAAGAAGTCGCGCAGCGTTTCAACATCTCGCGGCAGGATCAAGACGCGTTCGCGTTGCGTTCGCATCAAAATGCTGCCGCAGCAATTGACGCCGGCAAGTTCGACGACGAAATCACGCCATTGGAAGTCAGCGTCACGCAGTTCGATGGGGCGCGCGTGGTGACGAAGTCTTACACCTTCCGCGCCGATGAAGGCGTGCGGCGCGACACCTCGCTCGACGCGCTGGCCAAGCTCAAGCCGGTCTTCCACGCGCGCGGCACGGTCACGGCCGGTAATGCGTCGCAGACCAGCGATGGCGCGGCAGCCGTCGTCGTCATGAGCGCAGATAAGGCGAAGGCGCTTGGGTTGAAGCCGCTGGCGCGCTTCGTGAGCTTTGCCGTCGGCGGCGTGCCGCCGGAAGTGATGGGCATCGGCCCGACCATCGCCGTGCCCAAAGCGCTCAAGCTGGCCGGATTGACGCTCGACCAGATTGACTTGATCGAGCTGAACGAGGCGTTCGCCGCGCAAGCGCTGGCCGTCATCCGCGCGCTGGAGATGGATATCGAGAAAGTGAACGTCAACGGCGGTGCCATTGCGCTGGGGCATCCGCTCGGTTGCACGGGCGCCAAGCTCACGATCACGCTGCTGCACGAGATGCGCCGGCGCAACGCGCGCTATGGCATGGTCACCATGTGCATCGGCGGCGGCATGGGCGCGGCGGGTATCTTCGAGAATCTCAATTGA